A part of Methanomassiliicoccales archaeon genomic DNA contains:
- a CDS encoding isocitrate/isopropylmalate dehydrogenase family protein — MKKVSVVKGDGIGPEVIDATLEVLHNMDLPIEFVDAEMGLECNSIKGAYIPEASIEVIKGSDCCLFGAITSPPSNVPDYRSPILYLRKEFGLFANVRPVKRPCPDIGIIDLDLTIIRENTEGMYTGIEREEDGAVILERKVSEKACRRLVRYAINHCIKNGIGTLTCVHKANVLRRSDGLFRRVFFEEMEGTSIKARELLVDAAAAAMVTRPLEQRCYVTLNLYGDILSDEAAALIGGLGFAPSGSYGEKFALFEPTHGSAPDIAGKGVANPTAALLSACMMLEYLGMEGHAISLRSALQRTLLDGVRTPDAGGRSGTLDFSRQVIKRLSVRD, encoded by the coding sequence ATGAAAAAAGTATCGGTCGTAAAAGGGGACGGCATCGGGCCCGAGGTGATCGATGCCACCTTGGAAGTGCTCCATAATATGGACCTGCCGATCGAGTTCGTCGATGCGGAGATGGGGCTTGAATGCAATTCCATTAAAGGAGCGTACATCCCAGAGGCATCGATAGAGGTCATTAAAGGCTCGGACTGCTGCCTTTTCGGTGCGATCACATCACCACCGTCCAATGTGCCAGATTACAGGTCGCCCATCCTTTACCTCCGAAAAGAGTTCGGACTTTTCGCCAACGTGAGACCCGTTAAAAGACCTTGTCCAGATATCGGGATCATCGACCTTGACCTGACCATCATCAGGGAGAACACGGAAGGTATGTATACAGGGATCGAAAGAGAGGAGGACGGTGCTGTCATTCTCGAAAGGAAGGTCTCCGAAAAGGCGTGTAGAAGATTGGTCAGATATGCCATCAACCATTGTATAAAAAATGGGATCGGCACCCTCACCTGTGTCCATAAGGCCAATGTCCTGAGGAGGTCGGACGGTCTTTTCAGGAGGGTTTTCTTTGAGGAGATGGAAGGAACATCCATCAAGGCCAGAGAGCTCCTGGTGGACGCCGCGGCGGCGGCCATGGTCACCAGGCCCTTGGAGCAGAGATGTTATGTGACCCTCAATCTATATGGGGACATACTTTCAGATGAGGCGGCGGCGCTCATTGGCGGTCTGGGATTCGCCCCGTCAGGGAGCTATGGTGAAAAATTTGCCTTGTTCGAACCCACCCACGGCTCGGCACCCGATATTGCGGGCAAGGGGGTTGCCAATCCCACTGCCGCTCTCTTATCTGCATGCATGATGTTAGAATATCTCGGTATGGAAGGTCACGCAATAAGCTTGAGGTCTGCATTACAGAGAACTCTCCTCGATGGGGTCAGGACACCAGATGCCGGGGGGAGGTCAGGCACACTCGATTTCAGCCGTCAGGTGATAAAAAGGTTATCTGTTCGGGATTAA
- a CDS encoding hydrogenase iron-sulfur subunit — MNDSCIAAVKIDQDLCSRCAVCYSLCPFEAIERRSEDGRLRIDIQKCQVCGICYSSCPSAAIDMAYYDYDDLIGNVQELRVQEKADTLVVMCRGNTANKDEVKEILSQNGLEGCGHISIRVPCAGRIPTDFIFKSLNLGFQRIVSVQCQDGFCRMKEGTGIETRRLMLSKAVLKQLGFAEDSLIMIKHSRKAVWISKECVGCGKCYFICPYEAILAEPFSSPRVLTDKCVGCGACQLVCPHHAIQVKGFEFDTILNSYQRLASKMKASNKAPAIMVFSCQWSEYSALDDPLKLLKEHNAIVLEVPCFKGLDPVHMINALRSGFDGVMAVICPAKDCKLQKGRDTSERQLEVLLSIIERYGLRDRFEVHELSPRCEGEFDRRFRDFIQKISTLSRCGRDAQGGM, encoded by the coding sequence ATGAATGACAGTTGCATAGCTGCCGTAAAGATCGACCAGGACCTGTGCAGCAGATGCGCGGTCTGTTACTCGCTCTGTCCTTTTGAGGCCATAGAGCGAAGGTCCGAAGATGGAAGGTTAAGGATAGACATACAAAAATGCCAGGTATGCGGGATATGCTATAGTTCCTGCCCATCTGCCGCGATCGATATGGCATATTATGATTACGATGACCTTATCGGAAACGTTCAAGAGCTGAGGGTCCAAGAAAAAGCAGATACCCTTGTTGTCATGTGCAGAGGCAACACAGCGAATAAAGATGAGGTAAAAGAGATCCTGTCCCAAAATGGTCTCGAAGGATGCGGTCACATCTCCATAAGGGTACCGTGCGCAGGTCGAATTCCTACCGATTTTATATTCAAATCTTTGAATTTGGGTTTCCAGAGGATAGTTTCTGTTCAATGTCAGGATGGTTTTTGCCGAATGAAAGAAGGGACCGGCATCGAGACCCGACGTCTGATGCTCAGTAAGGCGGTATTGAAACAGCTAGGTTTTGCAGAAGATTCTCTGATCATGATAAAGCATTCGAGGAAGGCCGTTTGGATCTCCAAAGAATGCGTGGGGTGCGGTAAGTGCTATTTCATATGTCCCTACGAGGCCATATTGGCAGAACCCTTCTCTTCCCCTAGGGTATTGACGGACAAATGTGTTGGATGCGGGGCCTGTCAACTGGTCTGTCCACATCATGCCATCCAAGTGAAAGGTTTCGAGTTCGATACCATATTGAATTCGTACCAAAGGCTGGCGTCCAAGATGAAGGCATCAAATAAAGCACCGGCCATCATGGTCTTCAGCTGCCAATGGTCTGAATATTCTGCCCTTGACGACCCTTTAAAATTGCTCAAGGAACACAATGCCATAGTTCTGGAGGTACCATGCTTCAAAGGATTGGACCCGGTGCATATGATCAATGCGCTCAGGAGCGGTTTCGATGGGGTCATGGCGGTCATCTGCCCCGCCAAGGACTGTAAGCTGCAAAAGGGAAGAGACACCTCCGAAAGACAGTTGGAGGTCCTTCTGAGCATAATCGAAAGGTATGGGCTTAGAGATAGGTTCGAGGTCCATGAACTTTCCCCAAGATGCGAAGGAGAGTTCGACCGTAGGTTCAGGGATTTCATTCAGAAGATATCCACACTATCGAGATGCGGTAGGGATGCCCAGGGAGGTATGTGA
- the gltA gene encoding NADPH-dependent glutamate synthase — protein sequence MRHAVEMPKQHPKERVRNFKEVALGYDEEMARKEAARCLQCKDPPCRKGCPVNVPIPQFIKCISEGRYAEGIATIKTMNALPAVCGRVCPQEEQCQLRCVRGKKGEPVSIGRLERFLADWERERGFRIPDRAPPTGRRVAVIGAGPAGLTAASDLVKLGHSVTLFEALHVGGGVLSYGIPEFRLPKDIVQKEIEYIQSLGVELRLGNLIGRIHTIRELMDQGFDAVFIGSGAGLPQWTGCPGENLGGIYSANEFLIRVNLMKAYSFPEKDTPIRIGKHVVVIGGGNVAIDCARISMRLGATVCLNYRRSRNELPARKEEIENAEEEGLICKFLSAPVEFYGDDKGWVRAIRCTCMELTEPDASGRQNVRPIACSDFEMPADTVIVAIGQTPNPIIQRTTEGLMTNPRNGTIIVDSEGRTNIKGVFAGGDVTTGAATVISAMGAGRRAAKAIHDYLMELGPKEVVPRQTS from the coding sequence ATGAGGCACGCGGTCGAAATGCCCAAGCAGCATCCGAAAGAGCGGGTCAGGAACTTCAAGGAAGTAGCCTTGGGATATGATGAGGAGATGGCCAGGAAAGAGGCGGCCCGCTGTCTGCAATGCAAAGACCCTCCCTGCCGTAAAGGATGCCCTGTGAATGTTCCCATCCCACAGTTCATCAAGTGCATAAGTGAAGGTAGGTATGCAGAAGGGATCGCCACGATAAAGACGATGAACGCCCTTCCTGCCGTGTGCGGGCGAGTATGTCCTCAGGAAGAACAATGCCAGCTCAGATGCGTGCGTGGAAAGAAAGGCGAACCGGTCAGCATAGGTCGTCTTGAAAGATTCTTGGCGGATTGGGAAAGAGAGAGGGGCTTTAGAATACCTGACAGGGCCCCCCCTACCGGAAGAAGGGTTGCCGTGATAGGTGCTGGGCCTGCAGGTCTGACCGCGGCATCTGATCTGGTCAAGCTAGGACATTCTGTGACCCTTTTTGAGGCATTACATGTGGGAGGGGGCGTTCTCAGCTATGGTATCCCTGAGTTCAGATTGCCCAAGGATATCGTCCAGAAGGAGATAGAGTATATTCAGTCCCTAGGGGTAGAGCTACGCCTTGGTAATCTAATAGGGAGGATCCATACTATCCGCGAGCTCATGGACCAGGGGTTCGATGCGGTCTTCATCGGGAGCGGAGCAGGTCTGCCCCAATGGACCGGTTGTCCAGGGGAGAATCTAGGTGGGATATACTCCGCCAATGAGTTTCTAATAAGGGTCAATTTGATGAAAGCATACTCATTTCCAGAGAAGGACACACCGATCCGCATAGGAAAGCACGTGGTGGTGATAGGAGGAGGGAACGTCGCCATCGATTGTGCAAGGATATCGATGAGGTTGGGTGCCACCGTCTGCCTCAATTATCGGCGGTCAAGGAACGAGCTTCCCGCACGCAAGGAAGAGATCGAGAACGCGGAAGAGGAGGGGCTTATATGCAAGTTCTTGAGCGCGCCGGTCGAATTCTATGGGGACGATAAAGGCTGGGTAAGGGCCATAAGGTGCACATGCATGGAGCTCACGGAACCAGATGCGAGCGGGAGGCAGAATGTAAGACCTATAGCATGTTCAGACTTCGAGATGCCTGCCGACACTGTAATCGTCGCAATAGGGCAAACCCCCAATCCTATCATCCAACGCACGACCGAGGGGTTGATGACCAATCCGAGGAATGGGACGATAATCGTAGATAGTGAGGGACGTACGAACATCAAAGGCGTCTTCGCTGGAGGCGACGTGACGACAGGGGCCGCGACCGTGATAAGCGCGATGGGAGCGGGCAGACGCGCCGCAAAGGCGATACATGATTATCTGATGGAGCTCGGCCCGAAGGAGGTGGTCCCACGTCAGACAAGCTGA
- a CDS encoding deoxyhypusine synthase: MEERKVKDIVIKKGMTVDDLIREMKESGGFTGRKVADAVDILEKMVKSEGCIKFLSFPACLMATGTRGVLVELVKRRLVDVIITTCGTLDHDLARVWKDYYHGDFFMDDAELRREGVNRLGNVLVPDDSYGLILEERLIPMFEEILEGRSSISTRELIDEVGARIDDERSLLYWAHKNKVPIFVPGITDGSFGSQIWMYWQTHRKLHMDLFQDEQDLSDIIFHSKETGALIVGGGISKHHVIWWNQFRGGLDYAVYMTTAPEFDGSLSGAQVREAVSWGKVKETASHVTVEGDATITLPMAVASLVERL, translated from the coding sequence ATGGAAGAAAGAAAGGTCAAGGATATAGTCATTAAAAAAGGCATGACCGTCGACGACCTCATCAGAGAGATGAAGGAATCCGGGGGGTTCACTGGACGGAAGGTCGCGGATGCGGTAGATATCCTGGAGAAGATGGTCAAGAGCGAGGGGTGCATAAAATTCTTATCATTCCCCGCCTGCCTCATGGCCACCGGTACGAGAGGTGTGCTGGTCGAGCTGGTGAAAAGAAGGCTTGTTGATGTGATAATCACGACCTGTGGGACATTGGACCATGACCTGGCAAGGGTCTGGAAGGACTACTATCACGGGGATTTCTTCATGGACGATGCGGAACTGAGGAGGGAAGGCGTCAACAGGTTAGGGAATGTTCTCGTTCCTGACGATTCCTATGGCCTTATTCTTGAAGAAAGATTGATACCGATGTTCGAGGAGATATTGGAGGGGAGGAGCTCGATCTCGACCAGAGAACTGATCGATGAGGTGGGTGCAAGGATCGATGATGAGAGATCCCTTTTATATTGGGCGCATAAGAACAAGGTCCCGATCTTCGTACCAGGAATAACCGACGGTTCATTTGGAAGTCAGATATGGATGTATTGGCAGACCCATAGGAAATTGCATATGGACCTGTTCCAGGATGAACAGGACCTCTCTGATATAATCTTCCATTCAAAAGAGACGGGGGCCTTGATCGTCGGGGGCGGTATTTCAAAGCATCATGTAATCTGGTGGAATCAATTCAGAGGCGGGCTCGATTATGCGGTCTATATGACCACAGCTCCTGAGTTTGATGGGTCTTTGTCCGGGGCACAGGTACGAGAGGCTGTCTCCTGGGGGAAGGTCAAGGAGACCGCGTCTCATGTGACCGTGGAGGGAGATGCGACGATCACTTTGCCGATGGCGGTTGCCAGCTTGGTCGAGAGATTGTGA
- a CDS encoding sulfide/dihydroorotate dehydrogenase-like FAD/NAD-binding protein, with amino-acid sequence MAYRIVKKRCLAYKETLFEVEAPEIAVKALPGQFVIVIPKDGSERVPLTICDYDRTNGTISFAFHSVGKTTKEMETFKEGDHLANVTGPLGNHSEIRKFGKVLCIGGSIMVAPLLLQVKALKEAGNHVTTVLGCRSKEFLFMEDVAHAYSDNVHIASDDGSVGEKGIGFLEGLLKKERFDRCVVMGPVVMMKQVSEMTRPYGIPTIVSLTPIMIDGMGMCGVCRVSVGGKMLFGCVDGPEFDGHLTNFDELIKRQRSMLPEERISSVLWEISGRCRCEKD; translated from the coding sequence ATGGCCTATAGGATCGTGAAGAAAAGATGCTTGGCCTACAAAGAGACCTTATTCGAGGTCGAGGCCCCCGAGATAGCGGTTAAGGCCTTGCCCGGTCAGTTCGTCATCGTCATCCCGAAGGACGGGAGCGAAAGGGTGCCCCTTACAATATGTGACTATGACCGAACAAATGGGACCATATCTTTTGCATTCCACAGTGTAGGAAAGACGACAAAGGAGATGGAAACTTTCAAAGAAGGCGACCATCTAGCAAATGTCACAGGCCCTTTGGGCAATCATTCTGAGATCAGAAAGTTCGGGAAGGTCCTGTGCATCGGTGGCAGCATAATGGTGGCCCCTCTTCTCCTTCAGGTCAAGGCCTTGAAGGAAGCAGGCAACCATGTGACGACCGTGCTAGGATGCCGCAGCAAGGAGTTCTTGTTCATGGAAGATGTCGCTCATGCATATAGCGACAATGTCCATATAGCTTCGGATGACGGCAGCGTCGGCGAAAAGGGGATCGGCTTCCTCGAAGGCCTGCTGAAAAAGGAAAGGTTCGACAGATGCGTAGTCATGGGACCTGTCGTGATGATGAAACAAGTGAGCGAAATGACCAGACCTTATGGCATCCCCACGATAGTATCGCTTACGCCCATAATGATCGATGGCATGGGCATGTGCGGCGTCTGCAGGGTATCGGTAGGTGGAAAGATGCTATTTGGCTGCGTGGACGGCCCAGAGTTCGATGGCCATTTGACGAACTTTGACGAACTGATAAAAAGGCAACGTTCAATGCTTCCAGAAGAGAGGATAAGCTCGGTACTTTGGGAGATCTCGGGAAGGTGCAGGTGTGAAAAGGACTGA
- a CDS encoding thymidylate kinase, giving the protein MVVDGIDGSGKNTAAQIIKEWYEERGVRTKIMAHPSARKCGKVARKALQSQGPLMRVIASVFYIIDVLMSVSQLKKMKDQDIAVIFVRYLMGTAYLPERFMGLGYDVFAKVLPISEAMVLIDVRPEIALKRIQSRPDVKEMFEDLGNLEKARRKVLKLSEKGWRVLDNSNGNGELAIELSSILEDWESRSVTTFPR; this is encoded by the coding sequence ATGGTCGTCGATGGCATCGACGGCTCAGGCAAGAACACGGCGGCACAGATCATCAAGGAATGGTATGAGGAAAGAGGAGTGAGAACGAAGATCATGGCACACCCATCCGCCAGGAAATGTGGCAAGGTGGCAAGAAAAGCCTTGCAATCGCAAGGGCCGCTCATGAGGGTGATCGCGTCGGTGTTCTATATCATCGATGTATTGATGTCCGTTTCTCAACTTAAAAAAATGAAGGATCAAGATATCGCGGTCATTTTTGTGAGATACCTGATGGGCACCGCCTATCTACCAGAGAGGTTCATGGGATTAGGATATGATGTCTTTGCGAAAGTATTGCCGATATCTGAGGCCATGGTGCTCATTGACGTACGTCCAGAGATAGCGCTGAAAAGGATACAATCAAGACCTGATGTCAAGGAGATGTTCGAGGACCTTGGGAACCTTGAGAAAGCCAGGCGAAAGGTTCTCAAGCTCTCTGAGAAAGGATGGAGGGTGCTGGACAATTCCAATGGCAATGGAGAACTTGCGATCGAACTGTCGTCCATCCTCGAGGACTGGGAGTCGCGTTCCGTCACGACCTTTCCAAGATGA
- a CDS encoding MgtC/SapB family protein — protein MADFSNPDFFYHALLAVGTGALVGLEREHHRDDLSVLAGLRTFALISLFGFMTAFLATEEADLIFLVMIGVPVVGALAFLLAIIKFLKGSPGMTTPMAMIVTYFSGVLVGYDLLFEAAVLTVVTTFLLVSRRRTHMLAKILDDDELIGALQFITIVVILFPITYFLSLEDPLDVLNRGGVLDLNYILTMVVFVSSISFVSFLIIRKEGAKRGMEFSGLLGGLVNSAATTASLCNIAKERPHLAEKAATGIYLATGVMMIRNLIVVMIADPDMRTAMILAPFILIAAAVALVLGIVRDMNGPEDTKVEMRSPFAIGPAIKFAMLIFILSLVTYGAEKYLGNNGIYFSSIAGLISSAAVAASLGSLVSLGDIGARVAAETIMVATTFSCIGNYLIIRTMNKKVEKIAAKKMLVITITSALMSFIIILW, from the coding sequence GTGGCAGATTTCAGCAACCCGGATTTCTTCTATCATGCCTTATTGGCCGTCGGCACTGGCGCATTGGTAGGTCTGGAAAGGGAGCATCACAGGGACGATCTTTCGGTGCTCGCTGGCCTCAGAACATTCGCTCTGATATCATTGTTCGGTTTCATGACGGCATTCCTCGCAACCGAGGAGGCCGATCTTATCTTTTTGGTCATGATCGGCGTACCAGTGGTCGGCGCATTGGCATTTCTCCTTGCCATAATAAAATTCCTGAAAGGGTCGCCAGGGATGACCACACCCATGGCCATGATCGTCACCTACTTCAGCGGCGTTCTTGTAGGATATGATCTATTGTTCGAGGCGGCCGTCCTTACGGTCGTGACCACGTTCTTGTTGGTCTCTAGAAGAAGGACGCACATGCTAGCAAAGATACTTGACGATGATGAATTGATCGGTGCCCTTCAGTTCATCACGATCGTGGTCATCTTGTTCCCGATCACCTACTTCCTCAGTCTTGAAGATCCTCTTGACGTTCTCAACAGGGGAGGAGTTCTGGACCTCAACTACATTCTGACAATGGTGGTGTTCGTGAGCAGCATCTCTTTCGTTTCTTTCTTAATAATAAGAAAGGAGGGGGCGAAACGTGGGATGGAGTTCTCAGGTCTCCTTGGTGGACTGGTCAATTCTGCAGCGACCACGGCATCTTTATGCAACATAGCCAAGGAGAGACCACATCTCGCCGAGAAGGCTGCGACAGGGATCTATCTGGCCACCGGGGTCATGATGATACGTAACCTGATTGTCGTCATGATCGCCGACCCAGATATGAGGACCGCGATGATACTGGCCCCTTTCATATTGATCGCGGCCGCGGTGGCCCTAGTTTTAGGCATCGTCAGGGACATGAACGGCCCGGAAGATACCAAGGTCGAGATGAGGTCTCCCTTTGCGATAGGACCGGCCATTAAATTTGCTATGTTGATATTCATCCTCTCGCTTGTGACCTATGGCGCTGAAAAATACCTAGGGAACAATGGCATCTACTTCTCCTCTATTGCGGGGCTCATCTCATCAGCAGCGGTCGCCGCTTCTCTGGGCAGTTTGGTATCGTTAGGTGATATTGGAGCTAGGGTTGCCGCGGAGACCATCATGGTCGCGACGACCTTCTCGTGCATCGGTAATTATCTGATAATCAGGACCATGAATAAAAAAGTAGAAAAAATTGCAGCAAAAAAGATGCTGGTGATAACGATTACATCGGCTCTCATGTCCTTCATAATTATCTTATGGTGA
- the msrA gene encoding peptide-methionine (S)-S-oxide reductase MsrA, protein MSEASLKKAAFAAGCFWGVESAFREIKGVVDAQVGYMGGTLENPTYKLVCTGRTGHAETVEVLYDPSIVGYEDLLDAFWKMHDPTQLNRQGVDIGSQYRSVIFYYDQEQRDMAMRSKENLEKSGKFSRPIVTEIVPATRFWRAEEYHQRYNERHGLRSCHL, encoded by the coding sequence ATGTCCGAGGCGTCTTTAAAAAAGGCGGCCTTTGCGGCCGGATGTTTCTGGGGCGTCGAATCCGCATTCAGAGAGATCAAAGGTGTCGTAGATGCCCAGGTCGGATATATGGGCGGGACATTGGAGAACCCCACATATAAGCTCGTGTGCACAGGAAGGACAGGGCACGCAGAGACCGTTGAGGTCCTTTATGACCCTTCGATCGTGGGTTATGAAGACCTACTTGATGCTTTTTGGAAGATGCATGATCCAACGCAGCTGAACAGACAAGGGGTTGACATAGGGTCGCAATATAGATCGGTCATTTTCTACTACGATCAGGAACAAAGGGATATGGCAATGAGATCTAAGGAGAACCTCGAAAAATCTGGCAAATTCTCAAGACCAATAGTCACGGAGATAGTCCCTGCCACGAGATTCTGGAGGGCGGAGGAGTATCATCAAAGGTACAATGAGAGACATGGATTGCGGTCATGTCATCTGTAA
- a CDS encoding cation transporter translates to MTLFLSKTRKPKNTYQYAIRIKLQKQKVALLSVYSNSFLVILKLVAGIFMGSISVISEGIHSMIDLVAAVIANYSVRKSGAPADKDHPYGHGKYENYAGVVEAILIFFAAMLIVYEATMRIIKGAPVEFLGVGIVIMGISAIVNFFVSNRLYKVGIETDSMALQADGLHLRTDVMTSVGVMIGLVLIRITGYEWLDPVVAIIVAVLIVKAAWELTREASKGLVDEQLPPEEEAKIKCVLAFYSKNFIAFRALRTRKSGAERFVDLVLIVRSDMPVAAAHDLCDTIEAEIEANLPNTNVMIHIEPCKKGDSCPHCRGELIEIVEEPDVECANIKRVR, encoded by the coding sequence ATGACCTTATTCCTATCAAAGACCAGAAAGCCTAAAAACACGTACCAATATGCCATTCGGATAAAATTGCAGAAGCAGAAGGTTGCATTGCTATCGGTCTATAGCAATTCATTCTTGGTCATCCTGAAGTTAGTTGCAGGTATATTCATGGGGTCGATCTCGGTCATCTCGGAAGGCATCCACTCCATGATCGATCTGGTCGCCGCGGTAATAGCTAACTATTCCGTCAGGAAGTCCGGTGCACCGGCAGACAAGGACCATCCTTATGGTCATGGGAAATATGAGAACTATGCAGGGGTGGTCGAGGCCATACTGATATTTTTTGCAGCAATGTTGATAGTTTACGAGGCGACGATGAGGATCATAAAAGGCGCCCCCGTCGAGTTCCTTGGGGTCGGCATAGTCATCATGGGCATATCCGCGATCGTCAATTTCTTTGTGTCCAATAGGCTTTACAAGGTAGGCATCGAGACAGACTCGATGGCGCTCCAGGCTGATGGTCTCCATCTCAGGACGGATGTCATGACATCTGTTGGAGTTATGATCGGTCTGGTATTGATCAGGATCACAGGTTATGAGTGGCTCGACCCTGTTGTCGCCATCATCGTCGCCGTTCTCATAGTGAAGGCAGCATGGGAACTTACAAGGGAGGCCAGCAAAGGGCTTGTAGATGAGCAGCTGCCTCCCGAGGAGGAAGCGAAGATCAAATGCGTTCTGGCATTCTATAGCAAGAACTTCATAGCCTTCAGGGCCCTTCGGACAAGGAAATCCGGAGCTGAGAGGTTCGTAGACCTTGTGCTTATCGTTCGTTCGGACATGCCTGTCGCCGCAGCCCATGACCTATGCGATACGATAGAGGCAGAGATAGAGGCGAACCTGCCGAACACCAACGTCATGATCCATATAGAACCATGCAAGAAGGGAGACTCCTGTCCGCATTGCCGGGGCGAGCTGATAGAGATCGTTGAAGAACCTGATGTCGAATGTGCCAACATCAAAAGGGTCAGATGA
- a CDS encoding MFS transporter, translating to MSESRYAKFAVYAGAFSGPLAGNSVLAIVPLLEVEFGISVAEVLLSISFYMFPFAIFSFFSGSISDIYGRRKVVTFGFLVYAIGALLCASSNDVMTFYISRGVQGFGYAFVNPVLVAILAEVTPSDSRGRNMGFLAAATTGGVAFGPLMAGAFSEWDWRIVFIVIALLCLICNYAILKTYKGASFVASGVSIGSMMGNVPRALKNKGVLLISAIGFVTFFCYIGALSFVSDVLARPPIDASGRLIGILIALTGGAGIFAAPFGGSLSDRIGRSRTAALGLLILLATTILMANSTTIWMFAMALVLLGTGAQILWASLFALVVELVSEIKGTVSSVFNSSRFMGYAISPLVLGPVYLSSGFDMVLTFTSIALIIGIGLTVILERS from the coding sequence ATGAGCGAGAGCCGTTATGCCAAGTTCGCTGTCTATGCGGGTGCATTCTCCGGCCCTCTTGCTGGTAACTCAGTGCTTGCCATTGTACCACTGTTGGAGGTCGAGTTTGGGATATCTGTAGCCGAGGTCCTTCTGTCGATTTCCTTTTACATGTTCCCATTCGCGATCTTCAGTTTCTTCTCTGGTTCTATCTCGGACATATATGGAAGAAGGAAGGTGGTCACGTTCGGCTTCTTGGTCTATGCCATTGGAGCTCTGTTATGCGCATCGAGCAATGATGTCATGACCTTCTATATCTCCCGAGGGGTCCAAGGCTTCGGCTATGCATTCGTCAATCCCGTGCTCGTCGCAATTCTGGCAGAAGTGACGCCCTCCGATAGCAGAGGTAGGAACATGGGGTTCCTTGCAGCCGCTACTACTGGTGGTGTTGCGTTTGGGCCTCTGATGGCAGGAGCTTTCTCAGAATGGGATTGGAGGATCGTGTTCATCGTAATAGCTCTGCTTTGCCTGATATGCAACTATGCGATTCTCAAGACCTATAAAGGAGCGTCCTTCGTAGCGTCTGGAGTGTCGATAGGTTCAATGATGGGCAACGTTCCCAGGGCTTTAAAGAACAAAGGCGTTCTTTTAATATCCGCGATAGGGTTCGTAACCTTCTTTTGCTATATCGGTGCTCTTTCTTTTGTCTCAGATGTCCTTGCAAGGCCGCCCATTGATGCGTCGGGCCGTCTGATCGGGATATTAATTGCGCTCACAGGAGGCGCTGGTATCTTTGCCGCACCGTTCGGTGGTTCATTGTCGGACCGGATAGGTCGGTCTAGGACGGCGGCCTTGGGCCTTCTCATATTATTGGCAACAACGATCCTCATGGCAAATTCAACCACGATCTGGATGTTCGCCATGGCATTGGTCCTTCTGGGAACGGGAGCGCAGATATTGTGGGCCTCGCTTTTTGCGCTTGTGGTGGAGCTGGTGTCGGAGATCAAGGGAACCGTCTCCTCGGTCTTCAACAGCTCAAGGTTCATGGGCTATGCGATATCGCCATTGGTGCTCGGTCCAGTATATTTATCGTCTGGATTTGATATGGTCCTGACCTTTACCTCTATTGCCTTGATCATCGGTATCGGGTTAACGGTCATCTTGGAAAGGTCGTGA